From Coffea arabica cultivar ET-39 chromosome 2e, Coffea Arabica ET-39 HiFi, whole genome shotgun sequence, the proteins below share one genomic window:
- the LOC113732348 gene encoding putative disease resistance RPP13-like protein 1 isoform X1 yields the protein MALIEVFLGAIIKVIFDKLASVDLKKFARSEGLDTQLKRWSQVLSLIQAVLDDAEDKQNMRIAVKQWLDDLQDLAYDMDDVIDEFSTEACRRKLMEAQGSTSKVRKVKIPSCCTNFSVKDYKFNGKMAPKVDEITRRLESTKEQIKILHLVETVAKRPNKTRDRLPSTSLVESHVYGRENDKEELLKLLLSNESSDDQVAVIPIVGMGGVGKTTLAQMVYNDDRVNEFFDSKAWACVSDDFDIFGVTKTILRAITAGGCDYEDLNMVQVKLSEALTRKRFLIVLDDVWNEKYEDWDILRRPFLVGSSGSKIIVTTRHHRVASVMSSTAGYSLKELTDDESLWLLARHALGRTNFDRHPNLEGTGRSIVRKCKNLPLAVKTLGGLLRARSTPDEWTDILNSEMWEIKEDQSDILPALRLSYYHLPAHLKPCFAYCSIFPKDYEFDKYELVLLWMAEGFLEESKASDLMEDIGDNYFKELLMRSFFQQSSSNSSRFVMHDLINDLARYVAGDFCSRLTDDLEENIKFTILDKVRYASFTSSMYGASQKFKTLQKAKHLRSFLPVSGKYDGDFYIAKKVITELLLELRYSRVLSFSGYVIFDLPNSIGELIHLRYLNLSGTSLKVLPESMSNLCNLQTLRLRNCWGLINLPVGIRKLINLRHLENSNTRQLHEMPSGIDQLTSLQTLSKVVVSKNGGFRLNDLGNLSLLAGSLAILELQNVRNVQEARDANLKNKRDLDKIVLAWNSEYDDSLSKVLQQDLLEALRPHTNLTSLEIEFYKGDKFSSWVGDSSFTKLVKVSLRGCTHCKCLPSLGQLPALKDLSIQTMLEVKAVGTEVCGKDCFPSLESLTFDDMPEWEEWTCLSSAGETECHFPLLRKLCISGCPKLKSIPVLHLPSLSELNLKKCSVGIAKCFHNLTSLNQLQFGQIIGLASLEDVFKQFPSGLEGIALHECHQLKNLWGSSNTVNLVQLKSLDVSECSQLSSLEELGSSNTINLVQLKRLFVSECSQLSSLEELGVLPTLEYLDIKGCSALQSLPTFSGLNTLRIGRCSALSCLPMDKLLLPQLRHLGIRHCQQLNLTPEIVIEGTDCPSIESLEITECPCLNLRTMLGSVYSFASLRSLDIRDCDYDLDQLPTPSLERLSLCRCKNVSYLPSGLGRLRSLLLYSCSSPLLFPQGDFPPTLKFLDIEAGENLQLKPLSEWGLNRLTFLERFYIRGGYPELESFSGSGDDGLALLPPTLRSVTIRDLPNLKSLSAFLRGLTALQDLHICNCPKLGSLPRESLSNPLRALEIYECPLLEKRCLMYRGDYWPMIEDIPFVRIRSDGTRWGSMFFSCDSD from the exons ATGGCACTGATAGAAGTCTTTCTTGGTGCAATCATCAAGGTGATATTTGACAAGCTTGCTTCTGTCGATTTGAAGAAATTTGCACGCTCAGAAGGCTTAGATACTCAGCTGAAACGATGGAGCCAAGTGCTATCCCTGATTCAGGCAGTGCTTGATGATGCTGAGGACAAGCAGAATATGAGGATCGCTGTGAAGCAGTGGCTAGATGATCTTCAGGATTTGGCATATGATATGGATGATGTGATAGACGAATTCTCCACAGAAGCTTGTCGAAGAAAGTTGATGGAAGCTCAAGGCTCTACTAGCAAGGTAAGAAAGGTTAAAATCCCTTCCTGTTGTACAAATTTTTCTGTTAAAGATTATAAGTTCAACGGAAAAATGGCTCCCAAGGTGGATGAAATAACTAGAAGATTGGAGAGCACGAAAGAACAAATCAAAATCCTCCATTTGGTAGAGACTGTAGCAAAGAGGCCGAACAAAACTAGGGATAGATTGCCATCAACTTCCCTAGTGGAGTCTCATGTTTATGGTCGGGAGAATGACAAAGAAGAGCTGCTGAAATTGCTCCTTTCAAATGAATCGAGCGATGATCAAGTGGCTGTGATACCAATTGTTGGCATGGGAGGGGTTGGTAAAACAACTCTTGCTCAAATGGTGTACAATGATGACAGAGTCAACGAATTTTTCGATTCCAAGGCTTGGGCTTGTGTTTCAGATGATTTTGACATTTTTGGGGTAACAAAGACAATCCTCAGAGCAATCACAGCAGGTGGCTGTGATTATGAGGATCTGAATATGGTTCAAGTGAAACTGAGTGAGGCCTTGACCAGGAAGAGGTTTCTAATTGTTTTAGATGATGTTTGGAATGAAAAATACGAGGACTGGGACATCCTGCGCCGCCCATTTCTAGTTGGTTCATCTGGGAGCAAGATAATTGTCACCACTCGGCATCATAGAGTGGCATCAGTAATGTCTTCCACTGCTGGATATAGTCTGAAGGAGTTGACAGATGATGAAAGCTTATGGTTACTGGCAAGACATGCACTAGGAAGGACAAATTTTGACAGGCACCCCAATCTAGAAGGCACTGGTAGGAGTATTGTAAGGAAGTGCAAGAACTTGCCCTTGGCCGTGAAGACTCTTGGAGGGCTGTTGCGTGCTAGATCGACCCCAGATGAATGGACGGATATACTGAACAGTGAGATGTGGGAAATAAAAGAGGATCAAAGTGATATTCTTCCAGCACTAAGATTAAGCTATTATCATCTTCCTGCCCATCTAAAACCGTGCTTTGCTTACTGCTCCATATTTCCCAAGGACTATGAGTTTGACAAATATGAGCTTGTATTGCTCTGGATGGCAGAGGGTTTTCTCGAGGAATCAAAAGCAAGTGATCTTATGGAGGACATAGGGGACAATTATTTTAAGGAGCTACTAATGAGGTCCTTCTTCCAGCAGTCAAGTTCCAATAGTTCACGTTTTGTGATGCATGACCTTATTAACGATCTAGCTAGATATGTTGCTGGAGATTTTTGTTCCAGACTGACAGACGACTTGGAAGAGAACATCAAATTCACGATTCTTGACAAGGTTAGGTATGCATCATTCACAAGTTCAATGTATGGAGCTTcacaaaagtttaaaacacTTCAGAAAGCAAAACATTTGCGGAGTTTCCTACCCGTTTCTGGCAAGTATGACGGCGACTTTTACATCGCTAAAAAGGTCATAACAGAACTTTTGCTGGAATTGCGATACTCAAGGGTGCTATCATTCAGTGGCTATGTTATCTTTGATCTACCAAATTCCATCGGTGAATTAATACATCTAAGGTACCTGAATTTGTCTGGTACTTCGTTGAAAGTGTTGCCGGAATCAATGAGTAATCTTTGCAATTTACAAACACTACGTTTGCGCAACTGCTGGGGGCTGATTAACTTACCGGTAGGTATTAGAAAATTAATTAACCTGCGCCATCTTGAAAATTCCAATACTAGGCAATTGCATGAGATGCCTTCAGGGATTGATCAGTTGACGAGCTTGCAGACACTATCCAAAGTGGTTGTGAGCAAAAATGGTGGGTTCAGGCTGAATGACTTGGGGAACTTGTCCTTACTGGCAGGGTCACTCGCCATTTTGGAGTTGCAAAATGTTAGGAATGTTCAAGAAGCACGGGATGCCAATTTGAAGAACAAGAGGGACCTTGATAAAATAGTATTGGCATGGAATAGTGAATATGATGATTCTCTGAGTAAAGTTCTTCAACAAGATTTGCTTGAGGCACTACGACCACACACAAACCTAACAAGTCTTGAAATTGAGTTCTATAAGGGAGACAAATTCTCTTCCTGGGTGGGGGATTCTTCATTTACTAAATTAGTAAAAGTAAGCCTTAGAGGTTGTACACACTGCAAGTGTTTACCATCACTCGGGCAATTGCCTGCGCTCAAAGATTTGAGCATTCAAACCATGCTTGAGGTGAAGGCAGTAGGTACGGAGGTATGTGGCAAAGACTGCTTTCCATCGCTTGAAAGTCTAACATTTGATGACATGCCAGAATGGGAGGAATGGACTTGCTTAAGTTCAGCAGGAGAGACCGAATGCCACTTCCCTCTGCTCCGAAAGCTCTGTATAAGTGGCTGCCCAAAGTTGAAAAGCATTCCTGTTTTGCATCTTCCTTCACTCTCTGAACTAAACTTAAAAAAGTGCTCGGTGGGAATTGCAAAATGTTTTCACAATTTGACCTCATTAAACCAATTGCAGTTTGGGCAGATTATAGGGCTTGCATCCCTCGAGGATGTGTTCAAGCAGTTTCCATCAGGCCTTGAAGGTATCGCATTACATGAGTGCCATCAACTGAAGAATCTGTGGGGGTCAAGTAATACTGTAAACCTTGTGCAGCTAAAATCTTTAGATGTTTCAGAATGTTCACAGCTTTCATCCTTGGAGGAGCTTGGCTCAAGTAATACTATAAACCTTGTGCAGCTAAAACGTTTATTTGTTTCAGAATGTTCACAGCTTTCATCCTTGGAGGAGCTTGGTGTCTTACCGACGCTTGAATATCTTGATATAAAAGGTTGCAGTGCTCTCCagtctttgcctacattttctGGTCTTAACACATTGCGAATAGGCAGATGCTCAGCCCTCAGTTGCTTGCCAATGGACAAGTTGCTCCTCCCTCAGCTTAGGCATCTTGGGATCAGACATTGCCAGCAACTGAACCTTACTCCGGAGATTGTCATAGAGGGCACTGACTGCCCATCGATTGAGAGTCTGGAAATCACTGAGTGCCCCTGTCTGAATTTGAGAACAATGCTTGGTTCAGTCTACAGTTTTGCAAGTCTCCGGTCTTTGGATATTAGGGATTGTGATTATGATCTGGATCAATTGCCCACTCCAAGTTTGGAACGTCTTTCCTTGTGCAGATGCAAAAATGTTAGTTACTTGCCCAGTGGTTTGGGACGACTAAGATCTCTGTTGTTGTATTCTTGTTCAAGTCCTTTGTTATTTCCACAAGGAGATTTTCCTCCCACTCTGAAGTTTCTTGACATAGAGGCAGGAGAAAACTTACAGCTGAAGCCCCTGTCAGAATGGGGACTCAACAGACTGACGTTTCTTGAAAGGTTCTACATCCGTGGTGGATATCCAGAGCTGGAATCATTTTCTGGTAGTGGTGATGACGGATTGGCTTTGCTTCCTCCAACTCTTAGGTCCGTCACCATTCGTGACTTACCAAATCTGAAATCGCTCTCCGCGTTCTTGCGAGGTCTTACAGCTCTTCAAGATCTGCATATCTGTAATTGCCCCAAGCTTGGATCCCTACCAAGGGAATCTTTGAGTAATCCGCTTCGAGCTCTAGAAATTTATGAATGCCCACTTCTTGAGAAAAGGTGTTTGATGTATAGAGGAGACTACTGGCCCATGATTGAAGACATTCCCTTTGTGAGAATACGCAGTGATGGCACCAG ATGGGGTTCGATGTTCTTTTCTTGTGATTCTGATTAA
- the LOC113732348 gene encoding putative disease resistance RPP13-like protein 1 isoform X2: MALIEVFLGAIIKVIFDKLASVDLKKFARSEGLDTQLKRWSQVLSLIQAVLDDAEDKQNMRIAVKQWLDDLQDLAYDMDDVIDEFSTEACRRKLMEAQGSTSKVDEITRRLESTKEQIKILHLVETVAKRPNKTRDRLPSTSLVESHVYGRENDKEELLKLLLSNESSDDQVAVIPIVGMGGVGKTTLAQMVYNDDRVNEFFDSKAWACVSDDFDIFGVTKTILRAITAGGCDYEDLNMVQVKLSEALTRKRFLIVLDDVWNEKYEDWDILRRPFLVGSSGSKIIVTTRHHRVASVMSSTAGYSLKELTDDESLWLLARHALGRTNFDRHPNLEGTGRSIVRKCKNLPLAVKTLGGLLRARSTPDEWTDILNSEMWEIKEDQSDILPALRLSYYHLPAHLKPCFAYCSIFPKDYEFDKYELVLLWMAEGFLEESKASDLMEDIGDNYFKELLMRSFFQQSSSNSSRFVMHDLINDLARYVAGDFCSRLTDDLEENIKFTILDKVRYASFTSSMYGASQKFKTLQKAKHLRSFLPVSGKYDGDFYIAKKVITELLLELRYSRVLSFSGYVIFDLPNSIGELIHLRYLNLSGTSLKVLPESMSNLCNLQTLRLRNCWGLINLPVGIRKLINLRHLENSNTRQLHEMPSGIDQLTSLQTLSKVVVSKNGGFRLNDLGNLSLLAGSLAILELQNVRNVQEARDANLKNKRDLDKIVLAWNSEYDDSLSKVLQQDLLEALRPHTNLTSLEIEFYKGDKFSSWVGDSSFTKLVKVSLRGCTHCKCLPSLGQLPALKDLSIQTMLEVKAVGTEVCGKDCFPSLESLTFDDMPEWEEWTCLSSAGETECHFPLLRKLCISGCPKLKSIPVLHLPSLSELNLKKCSVGIAKCFHNLTSLNQLQFGQIIGLASLEDVFKQFPSGLEGIALHECHQLKNLWGSSNTVNLVQLKSLDVSECSQLSSLEELGSSNTINLVQLKRLFVSECSQLSSLEELGVLPTLEYLDIKGCSALQSLPTFSGLNTLRIGRCSALSCLPMDKLLLPQLRHLGIRHCQQLNLTPEIVIEGTDCPSIESLEITECPCLNLRTMLGSVYSFASLRSLDIRDCDYDLDQLPTPSLERLSLCRCKNVSYLPSGLGRLRSLLLYSCSSPLLFPQGDFPPTLKFLDIEAGENLQLKPLSEWGLNRLTFLERFYIRGGYPELESFSGSGDDGLALLPPTLRSVTIRDLPNLKSLSAFLRGLTALQDLHICNCPKLGSLPRESLSNPLRALEIYECPLLEKRCLMYRGDYWPMIEDIPFVRIRSDGTRWGSMFFSCDSD, encoded by the exons ATGGCACTGATAGAAGTCTTTCTTGGTGCAATCATCAAGGTGATATTTGACAAGCTTGCTTCTGTCGATTTGAAGAAATTTGCACGCTCAGAAGGCTTAGATACTCAGCTGAAACGATGGAGCCAAGTGCTATCCCTGATTCAGGCAGTGCTTGATGATGCTGAGGACAAGCAGAATATGAGGATCGCTGTGAAGCAGTGGCTAGATGATCTTCAGGATTTGGCATATGATATGGATGATGTGATAGACGAATTCTCCACAGAAGCTTGTCGAAGAAAGTTGATGGAAGCTCAAGGCTCTACTAGCAAG GTGGATGAAATAACTAGAAGATTGGAGAGCACGAAAGAACAAATCAAAATCCTCCATTTGGTAGAGACTGTAGCAAAGAGGCCGAACAAAACTAGGGATAGATTGCCATCAACTTCCCTAGTGGAGTCTCATGTTTATGGTCGGGAGAATGACAAAGAAGAGCTGCTGAAATTGCTCCTTTCAAATGAATCGAGCGATGATCAAGTGGCTGTGATACCAATTGTTGGCATGGGAGGGGTTGGTAAAACAACTCTTGCTCAAATGGTGTACAATGATGACAGAGTCAACGAATTTTTCGATTCCAAGGCTTGGGCTTGTGTTTCAGATGATTTTGACATTTTTGGGGTAACAAAGACAATCCTCAGAGCAATCACAGCAGGTGGCTGTGATTATGAGGATCTGAATATGGTTCAAGTGAAACTGAGTGAGGCCTTGACCAGGAAGAGGTTTCTAATTGTTTTAGATGATGTTTGGAATGAAAAATACGAGGACTGGGACATCCTGCGCCGCCCATTTCTAGTTGGTTCATCTGGGAGCAAGATAATTGTCACCACTCGGCATCATAGAGTGGCATCAGTAATGTCTTCCACTGCTGGATATAGTCTGAAGGAGTTGACAGATGATGAAAGCTTATGGTTACTGGCAAGACATGCACTAGGAAGGACAAATTTTGACAGGCACCCCAATCTAGAAGGCACTGGTAGGAGTATTGTAAGGAAGTGCAAGAACTTGCCCTTGGCCGTGAAGACTCTTGGAGGGCTGTTGCGTGCTAGATCGACCCCAGATGAATGGACGGATATACTGAACAGTGAGATGTGGGAAATAAAAGAGGATCAAAGTGATATTCTTCCAGCACTAAGATTAAGCTATTATCATCTTCCTGCCCATCTAAAACCGTGCTTTGCTTACTGCTCCATATTTCCCAAGGACTATGAGTTTGACAAATATGAGCTTGTATTGCTCTGGATGGCAGAGGGTTTTCTCGAGGAATCAAAAGCAAGTGATCTTATGGAGGACATAGGGGACAATTATTTTAAGGAGCTACTAATGAGGTCCTTCTTCCAGCAGTCAAGTTCCAATAGTTCACGTTTTGTGATGCATGACCTTATTAACGATCTAGCTAGATATGTTGCTGGAGATTTTTGTTCCAGACTGACAGACGACTTGGAAGAGAACATCAAATTCACGATTCTTGACAAGGTTAGGTATGCATCATTCACAAGTTCAATGTATGGAGCTTcacaaaagtttaaaacacTTCAGAAAGCAAAACATTTGCGGAGTTTCCTACCCGTTTCTGGCAAGTATGACGGCGACTTTTACATCGCTAAAAAGGTCATAACAGAACTTTTGCTGGAATTGCGATACTCAAGGGTGCTATCATTCAGTGGCTATGTTATCTTTGATCTACCAAATTCCATCGGTGAATTAATACATCTAAGGTACCTGAATTTGTCTGGTACTTCGTTGAAAGTGTTGCCGGAATCAATGAGTAATCTTTGCAATTTACAAACACTACGTTTGCGCAACTGCTGGGGGCTGATTAACTTACCGGTAGGTATTAGAAAATTAATTAACCTGCGCCATCTTGAAAATTCCAATACTAGGCAATTGCATGAGATGCCTTCAGGGATTGATCAGTTGACGAGCTTGCAGACACTATCCAAAGTGGTTGTGAGCAAAAATGGTGGGTTCAGGCTGAATGACTTGGGGAACTTGTCCTTACTGGCAGGGTCACTCGCCATTTTGGAGTTGCAAAATGTTAGGAATGTTCAAGAAGCACGGGATGCCAATTTGAAGAACAAGAGGGACCTTGATAAAATAGTATTGGCATGGAATAGTGAATATGATGATTCTCTGAGTAAAGTTCTTCAACAAGATTTGCTTGAGGCACTACGACCACACACAAACCTAACAAGTCTTGAAATTGAGTTCTATAAGGGAGACAAATTCTCTTCCTGGGTGGGGGATTCTTCATTTACTAAATTAGTAAAAGTAAGCCTTAGAGGTTGTACACACTGCAAGTGTTTACCATCACTCGGGCAATTGCCTGCGCTCAAAGATTTGAGCATTCAAACCATGCTTGAGGTGAAGGCAGTAGGTACGGAGGTATGTGGCAAAGACTGCTTTCCATCGCTTGAAAGTCTAACATTTGATGACATGCCAGAATGGGAGGAATGGACTTGCTTAAGTTCAGCAGGAGAGACCGAATGCCACTTCCCTCTGCTCCGAAAGCTCTGTATAAGTGGCTGCCCAAAGTTGAAAAGCATTCCTGTTTTGCATCTTCCTTCACTCTCTGAACTAAACTTAAAAAAGTGCTCGGTGGGAATTGCAAAATGTTTTCACAATTTGACCTCATTAAACCAATTGCAGTTTGGGCAGATTATAGGGCTTGCATCCCTCGAGGATGTGTTCAAGCAGTTTCCATCAGGCCTTGAAGGTATCGCATTACATGAGTGCCATCAACTGAAGAATCTGTGGGGGTCAAGTAATACTGTAAACCTTGTGCAGCTAAAATCTTTAGATGTTTCAGAATGTTCACAGCTTTCATCCTTGGAGGAGCTTGGCTCAAGTAATACTATAAACCTTGTGCAGCTAAAACGTTTATTTGTTTCAGAATGTTCACAGCTTTCATCCTTGGAGGAGCTTGGTGTCTTACCGACGCTTGAATATCTTGATATAAAAGGTTGCAGTGCTCTCCagtctttgcctacattttctGGTCTTAACACATTGCGAATAGGCAGATGCTCAGCCCTCAGTTGCTTGCCAATGGACAAGTTGCTCCTCCCTCAGCTTAGGCATCTTGGGATCAGACATTGCCAGCAACTGAACCTTACTCCGGAGATTGTCATAGAGGGCACTGACTGCCCATCGATTGAGAGTCTGGAAATCACTGAGTGCCCCTGTCTGAATTTGAGAACAATGCTTGGTTCAGTCTACAGTTTTGCAAGTCTCCGGTCTTTGGATATTAGGGATTGTGATTATGATCTGGATCAATTGCCCACTCCAAGTTTGGAACGTCTTTCCTTGTGCAGATGCAAAAATGTTAGTTACTTGCCCAGTGGTTTGGGACGACTAAGATCTCTGTTGTTGTATTCTTGTTCAAGTCCTTTGTTATTTCCACAAGGAGATTTTCCTCCCACTCTGAAGTTTCTTGACATAGAGGCAGGAGAAAACTTACAGCTGAAGCCCCTGTCAGAATGGGGACTCAACAGACTGACGTTTCTTGAAAGGTTCTACATCCGTGGTGGATATCCAGAGCTGGAATCATTTTCTGGTAGTGGTGATGACGGATTGGCTTTGCTTCCTCCAACTCTTAGGTCCGTCACCATTCGTGACTTACCAAATCTGAAATCGCTCTCCGCGTTCTTGCGAGGTCTTACAGCTCTTCAAGATCTGCATATCTGTAATTGCCCCAAGCTTGGATCCCTACCAAGGGAATCTTTGAGTAATCCGCTTCGAGCTCTAGAAATTTATGAATGCCCACTTCTTGAGAAAAGGTGTTTGATGTATAGAGGAGACTACTGGCCCATGATTGAAGACATTCCCTTTGTGAGAATACGCAGTGATGGCACCAG ATGGGGTTCGATGTTCTTTTCTTGTGATTCTGATTAA